A region of Periplaneta americana isolate PAMFEO1 chromosome 16, P.americana_PAMFEO1_priV1, whole genome shotgun sequence DNA encodes the following proteins:
- the LOC138691712 gene encoding uncharacterized protein isoform X6 codes for MKYLLKAMMDAIKMGREIDTLALEGSNNTDIEEEKLEEGKILDLQVTGIKTGCMDHSTDVKSEMTFDKTYMPIDISFVKSEVEEENEAEIKTESMDHSCGLKSEISHDDSPVPIDFPIMKREVEIENVLDLHMTDIKTECMDHSYDRKSEMICEESPVPIHFPIIKSEAEEENVLDQHLTEIKTECMDHSYGLKSEISHDKSPVPIDFPIMKIKVHSTFNFLRWHVFI; via the exons ccATGATGGACGCAATCAAGATGGGACGTGAGATCGACACTCTAGCATTAGAAGGAAGTAATAACACAGATATAGAAGAGGAGAAACTTGAG GAAGGAAAAATATTAGATCTGCAAGTGACTGGAATAAAGACAGGATGTATGGACCATAGCACTGATGTAAAGTCTGAGATGACATTTGATAAAACTTATATGCCAATTGACATTTCCTTCGTCAAAAGTGAAGTCGAG GAAGAAAATGAGGCTGAAATAAAGACGGAAAGTATGGATCACAGCTGTGGTCTGAAATCAGAGATATCACATGATGACTCTCCTGTGCCAATTGACTTTCCCATCATGAAAAGGGAGGTGGAG ATAGAAAATGTATTAGATCTGCACATGACTGACATAAAGACGGAATGTATGGATCACAGCTATGATCGGAAATCAGAGATGATATGTGAGGAATCTCCTGTGCCAATTCATTTTCCCATCATTAAAAGCGAGGCAGAG GAAGAAAATGTATTAGATCAGCACTTGACTGAAATAAAGACGGAATGTATGGATCACAGCTATGGTCTGAAATCAGAGATATCACATGATAAATCTCCTGTGCCAATTGACTTTCCCATCATGAAAATTAAggtacattcaacatttaattttttaaggtggcatgtatttatctag